A genomic region of Mycolicibacterium poriferae contains the following coding sequences:
- a CDS encoding acyl-CoA synthetase, with protein sequence MALNIADLAEHAIDAVPDRVALISGDETLTYAELEERANRLAHYLIDQGVKKDDKVGLYCRNRIEIVIAMLGIVKAGAILVNVNFRYVEGELKYLFDNSDMVALVHERRYSDRVANVLPETPNVKTILVVEDGTEEDFQRYGGVEFYSALEQGSPERDFGPRSEDDIYLLYTGGTTGFPKGVMWRHEDIYRVLFGGTDFATGEPIADEHGLANQAKESGPMVRYPIPPMIHGATQSATWMALFSGQTTVLEPEFDADKVWRTIHEHKVNLLFFTGDAMARPLLDALLAHQDEGNTYDLSSLFLLASTAALFSTSLKEKFLELLPDRIITDSIGSSETGFGGSSVVAKGQSHTGGPRVTIDKNTKVLDEDGNEVQPGSGKRGVIAKCGHIPVGYFKDEKKTAETFKTFNGVRYAIPGDFAEVEADGTVTMLGRGSVSINSGGEKIYPEEVEAALKGHPDVFDALVVGVPDPRFGQHVAAVVHPREGAKPRLGDLDAFVRKEIAGYKVPRSLWLVDEVKRSPAGKPDYRWAKDVTEQRPADEVHEKHAATSS encoded by the coding sequence GTGGCTCTGAATATCGCCGATCTCGCCGAGCACGCCATCGACGCCGTGCCTGACCGCGTCGCCCTCATTTCGGGTGACGAGACGCTGACGTACGCCGAGTTGGAGGAGAGGGCCAATCGCCTGGCTCACTATCTCATCGACCAGGGCGTCAAGAAGGACGACAAGGTCGGGCTCTATTGCCGGAACCGCATCGAGATCGTCATCGCGATGCTGGGCATCGTCAAGGCCGGCGCGATCCTGGTCAACGTCAACTTCCGCTATGTCGAAGGCGAGTTGAAGTACCTGTTCGACAACTCGGACATGGTGGCGCTCGTGCACGAGCGTCGCTACTCCGACCGGGTGGCCAACGTGCTGCCCGAGACGCCGAACGTCAAGACCATCCTCGTGGTCGAGGACGGTACTGAGGAAGATTTCCAGCGCTACGGCGGTGTCGAGTTCTACTCCGCGCTCGAGCAGGGCTCGCCGGAGCGCGACTTCGGCCCGCGCAGCGAGGACGACATCTATCTGCTCTACACCGGCGGCACCACCGGGTTCCCCAAGGGCGTGATGTGGCGCCACGAGGACATCTACCGAGTCTTGTTCGGCGGCACCGACTTCGCCACGGGCGAGCCGATCGCCGACGAGCACGGGCTGGCCAACCAGGCCAAGGAGAGCGGTCCGATGGTCCGCTACCCGATCCCGCCGATGATCCACGGGGCGACCCAGTCGGCCACCTGGATGGCGCTGTTCTCGGGGCAGACCACCGTGCTGGAACCGGAGTTCGACGCCGACAAGGTGTGGCGCACCATCCACGAGCACAAGGTCAACCTGCTGTTCTTCACCGGCGACGCGATGGCGCGCCCGCTGCTGGATGCGCTGCTGGCGCACCAGGACGAAGGCAACACCTACGACCTGAGCTCGCTGTTCCTGCTGGCCAGCACCGCGGCGCTGTTCTCGACCAGCCTCAAGGAGAAGTTCCTCGAGCTGCTGCCCGACCGGATCATCACCGACTCGATCGGATCGTCGGAGACCGGCTTCGGCGGTTCGAGCGTGGTGGCCAAAGGCCAGTCGCACACCGGCGGGCCCCGAGTCACCATCGACAAGAACACCAAGGTGCTCGACGAGGACGGCAACGAGGTCCAGCCGGGGTCGGGCAAGCGTGGCGTCATCGCCAAGTGCGGCCACATTCCGGTGGGCTACTTCAAGGACGAGAAGAAGACCGCCGAGACGTTCAAGACGTTCAACGGTGTGCGTTACGCAATCCCGGGCGACTTCGCTGAGGTGGAGGCCGACGGGACGGTGACGATGCTGGGCCGCGGTTCGGTGTCGATCAACTCCGGCGGCGAGAAGATCTATCCCGAGGAGGTCGAGGCCGCCCTCAAGGGCCACCCCGATGTCTTCGACGCGCTGGTGGTCGGCGTGCCCGATCCGCGCTTCGGCCAGCACGTCGCGGCCGTGGTGCATCCTCGCGAGGGCGCCAAGCCGCGCCTGGGAGATCTGGATGCGTTCGTGCGCA